agagCCAGAGAGGTGCATGTGATGCCCAGAGGAAACACGTGCATATTGTAAACCCTTAGCTTTCCACCAAAATCACCCTCCACTTGGCcgatttaaaacaaaatcctttaATCTAAATAATACAGTTGCTTACACTTGCATATTACCTTGTATTTTTCAAGGTATTTTTGTGTATCTTATCCTCTGAACCTCCCAGGCATCCTGTGAGATAAATGATACTATCccccatttatagatgaggaaactaaaacagaaaaatcaagtgACTCTTTGTAGGGCACAGAGCCACTAAATAGCAAAACCATGTCTAGCTGGAACTAAGGTCCCCTGGGTCAGTCCAATCCTAGTTTGACTGTTGATCTATGTCCTCCACTCATCCATTCAGCGGATATTTAATGAGTGCCCTCTCTACagtggagagaaaaacagacctGGTACCAGCTCTCATGGAGTGTAACGGAAAGACAATAAACAGTGTTTAAGCATAGTTAGAACCACATACACTTCCCCTTGGTATTCACACGTACCTAAAGACCTAGATTAACAAAACATACCTGTGATTCCAGACACTCCAACACACGgtcatcctccccctccccttagCCTACCAAAGCTTCACCATCCCACCTCCTTGGGTACAATGCAAGGGACCCCTCACCTGATGTCCAAATTGATTGCAAGGGAAGCCAAGAACCACCAGGCGCCTGGGAAAGCGGCATTGCAGCTCGTTGAGCTGGGTGAAGTCCCGAGTGGTTGTGCCTCAGAGCGAGGCCACATTCTCAATCAGCACTGCCCTGCCTCGGAACGTATTGAAATCTACCTTCTCCCCATCCAGGCTGATAGCGCTGAGGTCGTAGAAAGACTTGGCTATGTAAGCCATGGTGAAGGTGCAGACTGAGACCTGCAGAATGGTGTGAGCCCGCTTAAGGGTCTGttaaaggggtggggaggaaggaggagcctGGCTGGACAGGAAGGATTTCACAATGGGGCTTTGAGCATCCCCAGGATGACTTAGCAAAAACAGTCACCCACCTGTAAGTGCTGTTTCAACAAGGAGGTTGCTCCTCCTATTTACAGACTCTGAACAAAGCCACCTAcctgccccaccctgctggcAACCTGGGAAGGGCCAATTTGATATCTATGTGCAAACATGAATAATTCACTACTTGCAGGAAACTAGAGCCCCAAAGGTCaaatggggaggaaaaaagggagggagggatgcagGATTGACTCCGACCTGCCCCAGCAAGTTGTTCTCACTTGGCACAGACGTTTATTGTCTGCGGAgggccaggctctgaactgtgccACTGAGAGGTCAGGGTCTGCCTAGATCTGAAAGATGAGGAAGAGAATTGGGATACATGTTCCCTCAACTCAGACTACAACTGAAACCTATATATTACTGTGCATGTGTTTTTCTTTGGCTGTTGCCTTCCACGGGCACAAAATCAAAGGGACCCTTAGGAGGACAGTGTGATTTTCTAGAAATAATGGCTTTCAGTGGCTCAGCTTGCACCAGGCAGAAGAGATGAAGTTTGTCTTGGAAAGTCTTTCAGTGAGTGATACTACTGGTGCTGGAGACTGCCTGCGCCCTTGCCCCCCTGCATGGCACTGCCTGCTCTACCTCTGCCTTCCACTCTGCCTCCACAGGGTCATGCGGCTGACATCAGTCATGGTCAGGGTAATGGTGAGGAGTCGCAGAGCAGGTGAGTTGCTCCAAGGGCATGAGCTGCACCTGCCTTCTCTCAGACACTCAGTCCCAAAGACTGCTCACAGCAGGCTGGTGCTGGTCATTCCCCCACGGAAGGAAGTGTGCAGGGAGCCAAAGCTTCCATGGTTCTAGACCGAGTCGGGCCACCTGTGATGTTTTCAGCCCCAGATATGCAGTGTACTGCAGGACATGTGAGGACCTAAGGGAAGAGCTAGTGTGCTTCATTCTTCCAAGCACCTACCAGCTCAACAAAgtcgtgttttgtttttgttttttttttttaatgtctggatTTCTCTACCAGTAAAACTGGCAATTAGACTCTACCTGGCTTTGGGATTTTTAGAGTGTTATTTCAATAACAATGCAAATGTTTACTAGAGAGTGTTTTCACAGGTACATGTCCATTGGGAACTGTCTTCGAGAACAAATAAGCAAGGCTTGGGAGCAGCTGGTATTGAGAATCTGATTTGCTGAGAAGATGGAGGAATTAGTCACCAGGGAGTGTCCAGCTTTTCTGGCTTTTGTGGCCTGTTCCATAGGTCTTTAGAGCCCATGGGAACCTGTGTCTCTACTGGCTGCTCCCTAAAAACAAGCCTCCATTACTTGAGTGGGAATGGAATCTTTGGCCATTAAAGGAGGCAGGAAATGCAGAGTGAAGTgtgtctctccccgccccccccccccccccagccccgagACTGGGTAGAGTTCCTAGAAACAGCCCAATAAATGTTCCTACCAGGCCACAGAGTCAGAAGAACTTGGCCTTGACAGTGGGCTGAACTTCAACATGAACTTGCCAGGCTTATCTGCATGCCTGGAGCTTTCCCAGTATTCTCTAGGCATCTGGACATCTCTTATTGGCTGCCCCTCTGGTCCTCTGTCCAGGAAGACCATGGAAGTTCCTGAGCTGAGTGGGGGCTCCCTCTTCCTTAGGGACACGCCATCCCTTTTCTCCAAGTACAATTTAGGACCCTTTGTCATGCAGGCTCTCACCTTTCATGACTGAATAAAACTGATGAGACTCTCCTAAAATACTTTGTTTCCAACTTTACCTCAAACTGGCTTGAGTTGGAGGTAAACTCAAGAAGCTTATTACTTTGGACATGCACTAACAAGTGTGTGATTCCCATGGCTTTCCGCAGTAGTTGTTCTGGAAACTGCACAGGCTTAGAAGGCAAAAAGTCCAGGTAGGTGATGGTTCTCAACTCTGGCTACAGATGAGAATTGCTTATCAGGATTTTTCTACATAGAGATACTAACGCTTTTCCCTCCAGAGATTTCAATTCTGATGTTTCTAGCCATGACTCTGCCACTGTTAGATGAGGCCCTTAGGCACCTGTTGCCTTATCTGCTGAATTTAGATAATCACTCTCCTGATCTCCCACAGATATGATTGTTAGGATGGAAGAGATCAAGTATTGCAAGTTTTCTATAACTGTGAAGTGCAGGTGAAGATCTTAAGCTACCACCAGCCTGCCTTTTTTGACTCCTTCTTCATTGTATCCTGACTCCCATTTTCTACCTCTTCCATCAATTGTGTGCCACAAAGTATAGTATTTGGCACCCCCAGGTCCCCAAGATCACAGTCTGCCTTGCTTCCTTGGAGTATCCAATCACAGGACTAGGACAAACTTCTGAAAGATTACTTAATCCCTCCTCATGCCTTCAGGAAGACTTGTTCCTGTCCATCCCAGACAGAAGAGAACATTCTTGGCTTTAAAAGCTCCTTCAGACATAGATATTCAGCATCTTCCCAGTGACTCAATCTTATTTCTGCACTGTAGGCCCACTAGAGAGCATCGGGGGTATGGCTGGGCTCCCCTGCAGGTGGCATCAGGAAAGGTACAATAAGGAAGATGACGGTCTGCTGCTTCCATTGTCATTCTACTACTGTTGCTTTATAGGGTTCTGGAGCCTCTTTTACTGgcactgcctctccctctcccccttatCTGACAGGGTCAAGTGAAAACTACTCCCGGGGACTCATACAGGCAGCCATACCTCTGgtttgaaatattctttattttgtaaacatCTGTGTTTAAAATAGATGAACCCTGCTCACAAGTCATATATTGGTTCTGAGACACAGTACACAAAGTTCACCCGTCACAGGGAGATGGTGGGGGCTCTGGAGCAGGTGGAAATGCCTGGGGCTGGGCTGAATCTCAAGACAGCAGATGCAGAGGTGGTAAGTAAACAGGCAGAAGTACCTGTGCAAAACTCTGGGCCTAATGCCAGATCCCAGGCCACCTCTTGGACTGGAGAAGTTTAGGGGTGAGATGCCGACTCCAATTCCTTGTGAGCATAGCTGCACCCTAAAAGTTCAACCCTCTGGCTCCCATACCTCTCCCCAGCTGTGGCCCTTGGGGATGGGGCTAATCAGTTCATAGAATCTCCACCCTATGCTTTCCCTTCCAGAACCCCTAGGGTACAGTAAAAATATAGTCCCTCTGTCCCAAGGGGGCTAGGAGAGAAAGGCAATGGTGCTCTGCCTGATCCTCAGGGAAAGCTGCAATACTGATCCAGGTTGGAACCAGCGCCCTGAAGTCCCTGGCAGAGGGCACACTGTGGGTTGGCATAaccatctccctgcccccagtgTGATGCTGTGTCTAACACCTGAGGAGTCAGTCCTCAAGAAAGCATCCCAGCCATAGTCATGACTTCATCCTAAAGAGTCTTTATCTAAATTTCTCATTAGCTAACAATTTATAACTATTCctgccctccttttccttccactACGGTTAACCTATCCCTGTCCCTACATCCTGAGCTACCCTCTCCTACTCTGATAAGAGTCAGAAGGAAAGGTTTGGTCATTtcttccccaccttttttttttttttttttttttttttttgggggaggAATAAGGAAGTGGGGCTCTTAATCCTTCACCTGTGTGTGCCCTGGACTTTGGTCCTTAGTTGATGAATGTTCAGTGTTGTCTTAGCTCCAGCCCTAGCCATGTGATGCTGCTAATATGTAGCTTAAGAATGAGCCTCCTCcttgggaaggtggggaggaacCCTACTAGGGCTGCTAACTGACTTGTTCCTTCTTTAAAGCACCTCCTTCAAGCCACTCTTGGGCCATGTGGGGGTTAAAGGAACTTCTTCCTGAATGAAGAGCTCTGGAGGAGGGAGTCCACTTCCCTCCTCCTGTAGCCACAGTGCCGGTGGCTCCTGTTCCAGGAGCTAGAGGGGCAAGATGAGCACTTTGTCTGGAAGGCTGAAGAGAACAGCACCAAGCATTTCTACCCAgggccttctttctctctccccatgaAGTCACAGCTCTTCTCCCACAGACTTTGAGTCTCAGCGAAACCTTGAGAGCTGAAGGCTGGGTTGGGTGGTTATGTCCCCTCTTACTTGCCAGGGGGTTGCGGGGAAAGGCCCTTCTTACACAGAAAGGGAAGCCGGGGCCCAGGGAGCCCTGCTCCTGCCATATTCCCCTCTGGTGTGCACAATGCCGTCTCTGGCCTCCTCCCCCTTGCTTTAACCTGATATATAGGGGCTAGACCTTCATCTCCAGACACTCCTCTTTCTGGGGGTATGTGGTTTGCTTGTCAATATCACTGGCCCCCGGCTTTCCTTGCCCCTGCAGTGCCCTGAGGCCTCGGTGCATGTCTTTAAATTCAGGAGCCCAGGTGGGGAGAAACTGCGTACAAGGGGCACGGGAGGTAGAGAACGGAGGTGACTTTTTATCCCTGCCTCCCcacaacattttgttttcttctctgaagcACCTGCTTCTGAGCTCACTTCCCCCAAGAGGCAGGTGGGCAGGCGGCCAAGCAAGGCccaagctggggggtgggggggcaggcagggaaagGTGGGACAGCCCCAGTCTTGAGGACCACCAGGTTGGCGTCTCCTTCCTGCCTTGATGTACATTTCCCCAGACCATTGGTGAGGCAGGCCCATGGCATGAGAAGCGACGGTGGGGAGGGAAGATAGGAAGAAGTACCCTGTAGGCTTTGGCCCCTTCACCAAGCAGGGGGGTTCTCCCAGAAGAAGGATATGGAACATCCCCATGAGCCTGAGTCCATTCCCTTGGACAGGgttagggagaaaggaaagaaagaagctgcACCAGCAGCCACACAGGAGGACATACAGGGAAAGAGGTGTGAGGGGCTTTGATACAAAACACactggaggggaaggggacaagaaagagaagtgggaggaagagagaaaaagcagagaggaGGCAAGATGCACTGAGAAAGAAGGGGCCTTAAAGTGGCCGTACTCCAGACTGGGCCACTGTCCGGGGAGCTCGGGGCGGTGAGACAGTGCCCGTAGCGTACTGGGGGCTCATAGCAGACCCGTGGCAAGGAAACAGGCTGAAGGGAGCCACTCCaggctggaggggctgggggcagaggctgCTCAAAGATGACAGCGGGGCTGCTCTCAGGGCCAGGCAGGGGAGTAGCAGCTACTGGTATTCCACAGGGTCACCCGAGTGAGAGGAGAAGCAGGGCAAAGCCCGGACTCCCTGTCTGCCACAGGCCTCCTGAGGGGAGGGGGATTGGCGGCTGCTCCACGCAGGACCCTCAGCACCAGCAGGTTTTTGAAGAGTTCGCTGGGCCCTCAGGTTTGCCCTCATCCTCCTCCAGCTCGGCCAATGCCAACTCATTGCTGGCACGTGTCCGGAGACCATCCAGCTCCTTCCTGTGGGCCTGCAGCACCAGCTCTGTCAACCGCGTGAAAGACTGGGAAACCAAGGGTCACAGGTTAGTcgggctcctcctcctcttccccaggcAGCCCTGTAACTGTCCCAGGGGCGGGGGCTCATCTGACCCGGGCTCCCGTCCTGTCCGCTGCCTCCTCTTGTCTCCCCACTCTACTGGACTCAGCCCAAGAGGCAGGGTAGCTGGGCTTCGGAGCGCTCACCTCTTTAATGTTGAGGTTGGTGCAGGCACTTGTTTCATAGAAGTCCATGCCGTACTCTTTAGCCAGCTGCAAGAAAACAACATTCCTGAAAGGGAGTCAGTAAGGGAAGGGAGGTGcccacagcacctggcacatactTCTGCCATTGCCCTCATAGCCCCTGCTGTGTCGTGACAATTTCTCACAGTAGGTCGCTTCTCAGACCAACCGGGAGCTCCTTCTAAGACACAGGCTAGCAGAGCATGGAGACGTTCCACAAACACCCTCCCGCACTCCCCACCCGCCTCCATGCAGACACACCCCTGCCCCCGGTGCACACAGCTCATACGTCAGGAGGTAAATATATCAAAATCTTGGGCAAGAtgtcaaattaataaaaaacacgGGCTTTGGGATCAAACAGACCCAGACTTAGACACCAGCGCTGCCGCTCAGCAGCTGTACGACTGTGGACAAATATATCTCTAAGCCCAGCTCTGCCATCTGTTAAAGAGGGGAGAGGGTGTCTCTCAACCAAAGTCACGGAATGACTAAAAGGGGTCATGCGTCTCAAAGCACTTGCTTAGCGCTGGCCACGCATACAGTGTTCGATAAATACTGCTCTAGGAGGATTTGCTTCTACTTTCAGATTTTTCAATGACCACGTGTTATTTTTGCATACCAAAAGATCCATTTTCTCTTAAGTGCGCTATAGAcgcaaagagggagagaaaagctcTGGAGGCTCTTGGAGTGGGTAGATGACTCTCGTCTCCGTGGTATCCATCCTTCTGTGCTCTGGGAGGGCGGTCTCCCTTGGCACCACCTTCCTACCCTCTCTGCCCCATGGCTTCTCTCTGACCGTGGGCCCTGCATTCCCTCATTTTCCTTCCTACTCCTTTCCAATAGAAGGACGGGGTGGGATGCCTGTAGATGGTAGCCATGCCTGGATGCTGCTGGAGAAGCCAGCGACCTGAAGCCCTTCCTCACCATGAACATTGGGATGATCTCTTTAGCAGAGGGTAATCCCGCTCTGGGGCACTTAGAGGTGGACAGTCTTTGTTTTTGGATGTTCTTTGTTTCAGGGTGGACCCCAAATCAGTCCTGAAGGGAAGAAAGCAAATTCTCAAGGATGGCAACTCCCCTAGTGCCTTAGGGAACTTTGGAAAGTGCCAGGGTGCCTGATGACAGGGACAGAATCTTGGGTCCCAGCCCTCAGGACTGGCCCCGGAAGGCGGCAGAAGACCCAAGGGATGGGTTCGGCCAGCTCGCTCCACTTACCTGCTGCCCTTGCTCTCTTCCCACCTGCCGCTTCTGCTCTTCATCGGCCTTGTTCCCTATGAGGATCTTCTGGACACCTTCTGGTGCATACTAGGGACAAAGGACAAGCAGAACTGCCAGTGAGTGCTGCCTTTCCCTCCTATCTCCCCACCCTACAGTCTCTTGGCCTCTATACCAGCACCAAGCTGAAGAGCCCTAGGGACAGAGCAGGCTGATGGGGTGCAGGTGCAAGGCTTCCCCAAGTGCCACGGCCGACCCCGGGGGTCCCGGAGGGCTGTTATGGGGACAGCTTAGAGTAGGAGGCACTCTGACTACTACTGGTGCTTCCTGGAGTTGGACAACTGGTATCTGAACTGGCAAGGGCACTGCACTTAAGTCCAGCCCCTCATTCTACTGATGAAGAACTGGGGACTCAGGGAGTTCAAATGGCTTGCCCGAGGCTCcagagccaggactagaaccCCAGTCTCACGATTTCAGGAAGGAAGCTGGTCACAGGGTGGGCTTTGGCCTAACTCATTTCCAAGGACGAAACAGCCATGGAGTCCTGGCTGGGCACAGAGCATGGATGGCATGGCAGCTTGGGCTCCTTCCCCACGTCTTACTCACCCAGAGGTCTTCATCCAGGGCCGTGGAAGGCAAGGTTTCCTGGGAGTGTTTGCTCACCAACCCCGAGAGCCTCGGCCCTTCCCATCTGGCCCTCGCTCTGCCTTCCCCTCTgaggtgcccctcccccgcccccaacgaTGAGGCAGCATCTCCTACCTCATCCACATCACTGACCCACTTCATGATGTGCTGGTAAGAGCGCTCGCTGCTAATGTCGTAGACTAAAAATAtcccctgagagagagagaaggagagagaaatgggggaggtAGATGCAACAGAGGACCGTGCACAGTCATGGGGCTGGAAGCAGGTGTGGTACCTTAAATGCTGGGTcccactctcccttctccctgcttAGCATACTGAGGATCCCTCAGCACCCAGAaacttctccttctctctcatacCCCCAAAGCTATTGCACCCTAGGCCTATCACAGAACTCTCTGAGGTGGGAAGGAACCAAATATTCTGACTGGGGTCTTTGGCCCAGGGTGGAGGGTGGAAGCTGGGGATGACGGTGGGGGACTTGCCTGTAGTGTGTGGTCAGAGAATAActaataattgaatgaatgatcAATGAATAATCGCAAGACTGCCTGAGACTGCCCCTTGCCAGCAGGTGATCTGAGGACCCTCTTTTGGGAGTCAGTGACATAAATATCTCAAACACCCAGAGTGGGGAGTGTGGATGGCAGCGTCCCACCTCCAAACCCTGAAAATGGTGGCTCACCTGGGCCCGTCGATAGTACTGCTTTGTGATGGTCTGATATCTCTCCTGCCCCGCTGTGTCCCTGTAGTAGAAAGCCAGTCCCTCAGAGGAGCAGGGACCATGGAaccagagggggaagggaggaaccGGGGAGCTGGGAGACCCTGTGCCCTTGCAGGAAAAACTGGGGAGCTACAGGGTGAAATATCAGAGGAGCTTGGATCCCCAAGGGGGTCTGAGCATATCTGACCCTGCGGGAGAGAGGCCTGATTATCTGGTGCTGACAGGGCTGATGGGGTCTTGTCAACTACAGCTACGCCAGGAGCTTCAAACATAACTGGGCCTTGGACAACTCTGTAGAATTTGGCCGTTGTGTTCAGACAGGGTGGAACACTGTACCCTTCTCAACCTGGAGGCAAGCTCCAAAGGCTGGCAAAGGCCAGGCTTGCAGGAGCGTCAGGCCAGAGAGCCACAGCGGCCCCCTGTGGCTACTGGTGGGAACTGCACCATGCTAGATGGAGCTCTCTCCCCAGGGTCCCAGGTAGCCCTCCCTCCTACCACACTGCAGCATGGCCCAAGGGCAAAGCCTTTTCGGAAAACAAGCCACACTGGTTAGTTTTGCCAATTCCTTCTAATTCCTGACCCTTGGTGACTTGTGGCCAATCTCATAAGGTTTCTTAAGAAAAAGAGATTAAGGCTCCTAGGAGCAAGAGATGGGCTTTGAGACATCTGCTTCTCTCCACAGAAGAGGTGGCCAGTTATCCCAGATGCAGTCTTGGGATTTCTACACATGGCAGTGAAGCCTGGGGCTCTCCTCCCGCATCTCCTCCCCCTACTCAACTCACCAAATCTGTATCCGCACTTTGATGCCATCTACCTCTATGGTCTTCATCTTAAAATCCACgcctgggaaaggaagagagcaaggaaGTTACGAAGGGTACCACTGAGACCTGAATGGTAAAGGCCCAGGGCACTCACACTGGAAGGGATTTCCTATGGCTTAATTGGCAGAAAGATGGCATGAAGTGAGGAGGGACTTCCTGAACCAAAATTGGCCCTGAGAAAGTATCCAGGGCTTTGAATGGAGCTTCCCTTCCTCCTTGACATGAGAGTTGCCATGGGTAAAGGGGTTGAGGCAGTGCAGGAGGAGGCAGAGTGAGTATGGGGGAGTCCACTCCATCGCTGCCTCGCTCAGCCCCCAAGTGTGTCTCCACTCTCCTCAGTATGAAGTCTTCCTATT
This region of Lynx canadensis isolate LIC74 chromosome B3, mLynCan4.pri.v2, whole genome shotgun sequence genomic DNA includes:
- the RAB15 gene encoding ras-related protein Rab-15 isoform X1, producing MAKQYDVLFRLLLIGDSGVGKTCLLCRFTDNEFHSSHISTIGVDFKMKTIEVDGIKVRIQIWDTAGQERYQTITKQYYRRAQGIFLVYDISSERSYQHIMKWVSDVDEYAPEGVQKILIGNKADEEQKRQVGREQGQQLAKEYGMDFYETSACTNLNIKESFTRLTELVLQAHRKELDGLRTRASNELALAELEEDEGKPEGPANSSKTCWC
- the RAB15 gene encoding ras-related protein Rab-15 isoform X2 translates to MRERPPTMRTTSYYVHVLHIHCLIRIPQQLLGGQWYCHSTGVDFKMKTIEVDGIKVRIQIWDTAGQERYQTITKQYYRRAQGIFLVYDISSERSYQHIMKWVSDVDEYAPEGVQKILIGNKADEEQKRQVGREQGQQLAKEYGMDFYETSACTNLNIKESFTRLTELVLQAHRKELDGLRTRASNELALAELEEDEGKPEGPANSSKTCWC